In Embleya scabrispora, the DNA window GTGGACGCGGTCAAGCGCGTGTCCCTGGTCGCCGAGCGCAACACCCCGGTGCGGCTGTCCTTCTCCGACGGCCGACTCGTGCTCGAAGCCGGCTCCGGCGACGAGGCGCAGGCGTCCGAGGCGATCGAGGCGGGCCTGGAGGGCGAGGAGATCTCGATCGCCTTCAACCCGACCTTCCTGCTCGAAGGGCTCAGCGCGATCAACTCCCCGGTCGCCCAGATCTCCTTCACCACGTCCACGAAGCCCGCCGTGATGACCGGCAAGCCCGACGTGGAGGCCGAGGCCACCGACGAGTACCGCTACCTGATCATGCCGGTGCGGCTCTCCGGCTGATCCGGGCGGCGCCGAACCGGGCCGGGACGCGGCCGGGTTCGGCGCCGCGCCGGTGCATACCCCGCGGCCGCACGGGCAACCGCTACCCGCGTACCGTCGACGCGGTGAAAGCCCCCGCCCCTACGAGGGCTCCGGGGGTGCGGAAGCGGCCTCGGCGGTGCCCCACCCGGCATCGCAGCAGCGAACGAAGGATTTCAGGATGCAGCTCGGACTCGTCGGCCTCGGCAAGATGGGTGGCAACATGCGCGAGCGGTTGCGCCGCGCGGGCCACACGGTGGTGGGCTACGACCGCAACCCCGACGTGGCGGACGTCCACAGCCTGGGCGAACTTGTGGACACGCTCGCCGAGCCGCGCGTGGTGTGGGTGATGGTGCCGGCGGGGGCGCCGACCCAGGCCACCATCGACGAGCTCGGCGAACTGCTGTCCCCGGGCGATGTGGTCGTCGACGGCGGCAACTCCCGCTGGACGGATGACATCAAGCACGCCGAGGCGCTGGCCGGCAAGAACATCGGATTCGTCGACTGCGGCGTCTCCGGCGGCGTGTGGGGCCGGGACAACGGCTACGCGCTGATGTGCGGCGGAGACGCGGCCGACATCGCCAAGGTGCAGCCGATCTTCGACGCGCTCAAGCCCGAGGGCCCGGCCGGCTTCGTGCACGCGGGCAAGGTCGGCGCCGGGCACTTCGCCAAGATGGTGCACAACGGCATCGAATACGCGCTGATGCAGGCCTACGCCGAGGGCTGGGAACTGCTCGAGGCCGCCGACGTGGTCACCGATGTGCGCGAGGTCTTCCGCAGCTGGCAGGAGGGCACGGTCATCCGTTCCTGGCTGCTCGACCTGGCCGTGCGCGCGATGGACGACGACGAGCACCTGGAGGGCCTGCGCGGATACGCGGAGGACTCCGGCGAGGGCCGCTGGACGGTCGAGGCGGCGATCGACCACGCCGTACCGCTGCCCGCGATCACCGCGTCGCTGTTCGCCCGGTTCGCCTCCCGTCAGGACGACTCGCCGCAGATGAAGATGGTCGCCGCGCTGCGCAACCAGTTCGGTGGGCACGCGGTCACCGCCGCGTCGACGCACAAGGGCGCCGACGCCCCCGGCGCCGACGTCACGCCGCCGAAGGAGGCCGACGCGGGCTGATCCGGCAGCCCGCCCGCCCATGCATGTAGCGCACCTGTCACTCGTCGACTACCGGTCGTACGCCCGGGTCGAGGTCCCCCTCGAACCGGGCGTGACGGCGTTCGTGGGGCCCAACGGCCAGGGCAAGACCAACCTGGTCGAGGCGATCGGCTACCTGGCCACGCTCGGCAGCCACCGGGTCGCCTCCGACGCGCCCCTGGTCCGGCTCGGCGCCGAGCGGGCCTATGTCCGCGCGAGCATCGTCCGCGAGGACGGCCGCAGCGCGCTGGCCGAGTTGGAGATCAATCCCGGCAAGGCCAACCGGGCCCGGATCAACCGCTCGGCCGCCACCCGGCCGCGCGATCTGCTCGGGCTGCTGCGCACCGTGCTGTTCGCGCCGGAGGACCTGGCCCTGGTCAAGGGCGACCCCGGGGAGCGCCGCCGGTTCCTGGACGAGTTGCTGACCGCGCGCACTCCCCGGCTGCTGGGGGTGCGGCAGGACTACGACCGGGTGCTCAAGCAGCGCAACACGCTGCTGCGTACCGCGGCGCTGGCCCGTCGGGCGGGCGGCGGCCGCAGCGGGGCGCTGAGCACGCTCGACGTGTGGGACGAACACCTGGCCGCGACCGGTGCCGAGTTGACCGCGGCCCGGCTGGACCTGGTCGCCGCGCTGCAACCCCTGGTGGACAAGGCGTACGACGCGTTGTCCACAGGCGGTGGACCGATCGTGCTCGACTACCGCAGCTCGATGTCGGAGGACCCGCTGCCCGCGGATCGGGCGGGGATCCACGCGGTGCTCACCGCCGCGATCGCCGCCGGGCGGGCGGCGGAGGTCGAGCGCGGACAGACCCTGGTCGGCCCGCATCGGGACGATCTCGTGTTGCGGCTGGGCCCGTTGCCCGCGAAGGGCTACGCCAGCCACGGCGAGTCCTGGTCGTACGCGCTGGCGCTGCGGCTGGGCTCCTACGAACTGCTGCGCGCGGACGGGGGCGAGCCGGTGCTGGTGCTCGACGACGTGTTCGCCGAGTTGGACGTCACCCGTCGGGCGCGGCTGGCCGAGATGGTCGCGCACGGCGAGCAGGTGCTGGTCACGGCCGCGGTGGCCGAGGACGTACCGCCCGCGCTCGTGGGCGCGCGCTACGACGTGGCCGCAGGTGAGGTGCGAAAGGTCGAGGAGGGGGTCGAGGGTGAGTGACGAGGGCCACATCCCGTCCGCCCCGGGGAACGCCGGCGCGGCCGAGCCGACGCGCGGCATCGACCTGGCCCGTGCCGCGCTGACCCAGGCCCGGGCCCAGGCACGCACCCGGCACGACCTCCGGCAGGACCAGGACCGGGCCCGACGTGGCTTGAAACGCAGCGGCTCCGGACCCGACGACCGCGACCCGCAGCCGCTGCGACAGATCATGGGACGCCTGGTCAGCGAACGCGGCTGGCAGACCCCGGCGGCGGTGCACGGCGTACTCCAGCGCTGGCCGGAAATCGTCGGCGCGGCGCTGGCGGCCAACTGCCGTCCGGAACGTTTCGAGGACGGCGAACTCGTGGTGCGCGCCGAATCCGACAACTACGCCACCCACGTGCGCTGGCTCGCGCCGAAACTGCTCGCCCGGCTCAACCAGGAGCTGGGCGACGGCACCGTCACCTACATCCGCGTCCTCGGTCCGGCCCAGGAGCGCCGCCGGGGCCAGTGGCGCGCCCAGCCGTAGGCGGTTTCCGGCCACGGGCCACGCGGTCTGCGCCGATTGACTCGGGTGCGCGACCCTCGGCGACCGCGCCGGCGGGGGCGATGTGTCCGGTGTCATACCGGTCTGACACGCTGTCACCATCCGAGTCGCCCGCGCCGCGTGGACAGGCATGAGAGCGATTCGGGACCCCGGGGCAAGTGGGGGGACATGCGACAGGGCACATCAGGGCGCCACACGCGGATACAGGGCCCTTGGGAACCCATCTTTGTGTCGCCCCGACCGGTAGACTGGACCAGCAATACCGCTCATGCGGATCCTGTTTCGACTTCCGCGGCTCCGTGCCCGGGGGCGCGTCGGGCCGGCTGTCTGCCCCTCGACGCACCCTGCCGTTCCTGCTCCCGGGCAGGGAGCCGTGCTGTGCCAGAAAGGGCGCTTCGTGGCCGATTCCGGCAACCCCAAGGAGAATGACGTGGCCGGCTCGCCGGAAACCCCTGCCGCGAGCAACGGGCAGTCCTACGGCGCGAGCGACATCCAGGTCCTGGAGGGCCTCGACGCGGTCCGCAAGCGCCCGGGCATGTACATCGGTTCCACCGGTGAGCGCGGTCTGCACCACCTCGTCTACGAGGTTGTGGACAACTCGGTCGACGAGGCGCTGGCGGGGCACGCGACGCACATCGAGGCGACGATCCTCGCCGACGGCGGCGTGCGCGTGGTGGACAACGGCCGCGGTATCCCGGTCGACATGCACCCGGTGGAGAAGAAGCCCGCGGTCGAGGTCGTCCTGACCATCCTGCACGCGGGTGGCAAGTTCGGCGGCGGCGGCTACTCGGTCTCCGGCGGTCTGCACGGCGTCGGCGTCTCCGTGGTCAACGCGCTGTCCTCGCGCCTGGCGGTGGACATCCGCCGCGACGGCTACCGCTGGACGCAGGACTACAAGCTGGGCACCCCCACCGCGCCGCTGGAGCGGCACGAAGCGGCCGTCGAGACGGGCACCACGGTCACCTTCTGGGCCGATCCGGACATCTTCGAGACCACGGTCTACTCGTTCGAGACGCTTTCCCGGCGCTTCCAGGAGATGGCCTTCCTCAACAAGGGCCTGACCATCTCGCTTCGGGACGAGCGCCCGGACCACGTGGACGAGAAGGGCGAGCAGCTCTCGGTCACGTACCACTACGAGGGCGGCATCGCCGACTTCGTGCGCTACCTCAACTCGCGCAAGGGCGAGCTGGTCCACCCCTCGGTGATCGACATCGAGGCCGAGGACAAGTCGCGCACCATCTCGGTGGAAGTCGCGATGCAGTGGAACTCGCAGTACACCGAGGGCGTGCACAGCTTCGCGAACACGATCCACACGCATGGCGGCGGCACCCACGAAGAGGGCTTCCGGTCCGCGCTGACCGCGCTGATCAACCGCTACGCGCGGGAGAAGAAGCTGCTCAAGGAGAAGGACGAGAACCTCGCCGGCGAGGACATCCGCGAGGGTCTGACCGCGATCATCTCGGTCAAGCTCGGCGACCCGCAGTTCGAGGGCCAGACCAAGGACAAGCTGGGCAACACCGAGGCGAAGACGTTCGTCCAGCGGGTGGTGCACGAACACCTCACCGACTGGCTCGACCGCAACCCGAGCGAGGCCGCGGACATCATCCGCAAGGGCATCCAGGCGGCCACCGCGCGGATGGCGGCGCGCAAGGCGCGCGACCTGACCCGGCGCAAGGGCCTGCTGGAGACCGCCTCGCTGCCGGGCAAGCTCAGCGACTGCCAGAGCAACGACCCGTCCAAGTGCGAGATCTTCATCGTCGAGGGCGACTCGGCCGGCGGCTCGGCCAAGTCCGGCCGCGACCCGATGTACCAGGCGATCCTGCCGATCCGCGGCAAGATCCTGAACGTCGAGAAGGCGCGGATCGACAAGATCCTGCAGAACACCGAGGTCCAGGCGCTCATCTCGG includes these proteins:
- the gnd gene encoding phosphogluconate dehydrogenase (NAD(+)-dependent, decarboxylating); protein product: MQLGLVGLGKMGGNMRERLRRAGHTVVGYDRNPDVADVHSLGELVDTLAEPRVVWVMVPAGAPTQATIDELGELLSPGDVVVDGGNSRWTDDIKHAEALAGKNIGFVDCGVSGGVWGRDNGYALMCGGDAADIAKVQPIFDALKPEGPAGFVHAGKVGAGHFAKMVHNGIEYALMQAYAEGWELLEAADVVTDVREVFRSWQEGTVIRSWLLDLAVRAMDDDEHLEGLRGYAEDSGEGRWTVEAAIDHAVPLPAITASLFARFASRQDDSPQMKMVAALRNQFGGHAVTAASTHKGADAPGADVTPPKEADAG
- a CDS encoding DUF721 domain-containing protein translates to MSDEGHIPSAPGNAGAAEPTRGIDLARAALTQARAQARTRHDLRQDQDRARRGLKRSGSGPDDRDPQPLRQIMGRLVSERGWQTPAAVHGVLQRWPEIVGAALAANCRPERFEDGELVVRAESDNYATHVRWLAPKLLARLNQELGDGTVTYIRVLGPAQERRRGQWRAQP
- the recF gene encoding DNA replication/repair protein RecF (All proteins in this family for which functions are known are DNA-binding proteins that assist the filamentation of RecA onto DNA for the initiation of recombination or recombinational repair.) encodes the protein MHVAHLSLVDYRSYARVEVPLEPGVTAFVGPNGQGKTNLVEAIGYLATLGSHRVASDAPLVRLGAERAYVRASIVREDGRSALAELEINPGKANRARINRSAATRPRDLLGLLRTVLFAPEDLALVKGDPGERRRFLDELLTARTPRLLGVRQDYDRVLKQRNTLLRTAALARRAGGGRSGALSTLDVWDEHLAATGAELTAARLDLVAALQPLVDKAYDALSTGGGPIVLDYRSSMSEDPLPADRAGIHAVLTAAIAAGRAAEVERGQTLVGPHRDDLVLRLGPLPAKGYASHGESWSYALALRLGSYELLRADGGEPVLVLDDVFAELDVTRRARLAEMVAHGEQVLVTAAVAEDVPPALVGARYDVAAGEVRKVEEGVEGE
- the gyrB gene encoding DNA topoisomerase (ATP-hydrolyzing) subunit B, producing MLCQKGRFVADSGNPKENDVAGSPETPAASNGQSYGASDIQVLEGLDAVRKRPGMYIGSTGERGLHHLVYEVVDNSVDEALAGHATHIEATILADGGVRVVDNGRGIPVDMHPVEKKPAVEVVLTILHAGGKFGGGGYSVSGGLHGVGVSVVNALSSRLAVDIRRDGYRWTQDYKLGTPTAPLERHEAAVETGTTVTFWADPDIFETTVYSFETLSRRFQEMAFLNKGLTISLRDERPDHVDEKGEQLSVTYHYEGGIADFVRYLNSRKGELVHPSVIDIEAEDKSRTISVEVAMQWNSQYTEGVHSFANTIHTHGGGTHEEGFRSALTALINRYAREKKLLKEKDENLAGEDIREGLTAIISVKLGDPQFEGQTKDKLGNTEAKTFVQRVVHEHLTDWLDRNPSEAADIIRKGIQAATARMAARKARDLTRRKGLLETASLPGKLSDCQSNDPSKCEIFIVEGDSAGGSAKSGRDPMYQAILPIRGKILNVEKARIDKILQNTEVQALISAFGTGVHEDFDIEKLRYHKIILMADADVDGQHINTLLLTFLFRFMRPLVEAGHVYLSRPPLYKIKWSRDDFEYAYSDRERDALLELGRQAGKRAKDDSIQRFKGLGEMNAEELRVTTMDIDHRVLGQVTLDDAAQADELFSVLMGEDVEARRSFIQRNAKDVRFLDI